A stretch of Dehalococcoidales bacterium DNA encodes these proteins:
- a CDS encoding 4Fe-4S dicluster domain-containing protein: MRVKLSRASLRSEFCAKVSELSGQDLNLCYQCGKCSAGCPMSFAMDLLPNQVMRLVQLGLAEDIAGCKTIWLCASCLACTVRCPRGVDIARVMEALRLLSLRKNIDFVSPSQMGQEAIAELPQIALVSGFRKFTG, from the coding sequence GTGAGGGTCAAGCTATCACGGGCAAGCCTACGAAGCGAATTCTGTGCTAAGGTCTCTGAACTCAGTGGGCAGGACCTTAACCTCTGCTACCAGTGCGGCAAGTGCTCCGCCGGTTGTCCCATGTCCTTTGCCATGGACCTGCTGCCGAACCAGGTAATGCGTCTGGTCCAGTTGGGCCTGGCTGAGGATATTGCCGGATGCAAGACAATCTGGCTATGCGCTTCCTGCCTGGCCTGCACAGTGCGCTGTCCCAGGGGAGTCGACATCGCCCGCGTGATGGAGGCCCTCAGGCTTCTATCGTTACGTAAAAATATCGACTTCGTTTCTCCCTCACAGATGGGTCAGGAGGCTATCGCCGAATTGCCCCAGATAGCCCTCGTCAGTGGTTTCAGGAAGTTTACCGGCTAG
- a CDS encoding CoB--CoM heterodisulfide reductase iron-sulfur subunit B family protein, whose translation MELSYYPGCTLKTRARNFEDSAIAAMSVLGVNLVELPRWNCCGTVYSLADDDLVHHVAPVRNLIRVQEQGSNRVVTLCAFCYNTLKRADILMKNNPESRDTLNRFMDEEIDYDGQVAVVHLLQVLRDDLGWEFIAGKVKRPMDGLKVVPYYGCTLTRPEGAAIDRVERPVVLQNMLKTIGATVIDFPLATECCGAFEIVNNPDSVKERAHTILNMATGLGAEAIVVSCPLCSHNLGQVQTGIPIIYFTQLLALALGVEPERCGFDLNFGNTEEVLCEKGLLPGRT comes from the coding sequence ATGGAACTGAGTTATTACCCGGGGTGTACGCTCAAGACCAGGGCACGGAACTTCGAAGACTCAGCCATCGCTGCCATGTCGGTCCTGGGTGTCAATCTGGTAGAGCTACCCCGATGGAACTGCTGCGGTACTGTTTATTCCCTTGCGGATGACGACCTCGTGCACCACGTAGCGCCCGTTCGCAACCTGATACGTGTCCAGGAACAGGGGAGCAATCGAGTAGTTACCCTGTGCGCGTTCTGCTATAACACCCTGAAGCGGGCTGATATTCTAATGAAGAATAACCCGGAGAGTCGGGATACGCTCAACCGCTTTATGGACGAAGAGATTGATTACGACGGGCAGGTGGCGGTCGTCCACCTGCTGCAGGTATTAAGGGATGACCTGGGGTGGGAATTTATTGCCGGAAAGGTGAAAAGACCGATGGATGGCCTCAAAGTAGTCCCGTACTACGGTTGTACCCTGACACGCCCCGAGGGTGCCGCCATAGACCGCGTGGAGAGACCGGTGGTACTCCAGAACATGCTCAAGACCATTGGTGCCACGGTTATCGATTTCCCGCTGGCTACCGAATGTTGTGGTGCCTTCGAGATAGTAAATAACCCTGACTCTGTGAAGGAGCGTGCCCATACCATCCTGAATATGGCAACAGGGCTGGGAGCCGAGGCGATTGTCGTCAGTTGCCCACTGTGCAGTCACAACCTGGGGCAGGTACAGACTGGCATACCAATCATTTACTTCACCCAGTTACTGGCTCTTGCCCTGGGTGTGGAACCGGAACGCTGCGGGTTTGACCTGAACTTCGGAAATACCGAAGAGGTACTCTGCGAGAAAGGACTGCTTCCCGGCAGGACATAA